A window from Oligoflexus sp. encodes these proteins:
- a CDS encoding flagellar FlbD family protein: MILLTKLDQQKILINLETVKYIESVPDTIIFFTNGESLMVQESLDAISQAVVEYQAAVFRQSATTAP, translated from the coding sequence ATGATACTTCTGACCAAGCTGGATCAGCAAAAAATCCTTATCAATCTGGAAACCGTCAAATATATCGAGTCAGTTCCGGACACCATCATTTTTTTTACCAACGGTGAGTCTTTGATGGTGCAGGAGTCTCTCGATGCCATTTCCCAAGCCGTAGTGGAATACCAGGCTGCCGTATTTCGCCAGTCCGCGACGACGGCCCCTTGA